The following proteins come from a genomic window of Lolium rigidum isolate FL_2022 chromosome 5, APGP_CSIRO_Lrig_0.1, whole genome shotgun sequence:
- the LOC124656492 gene encoding kinesin-like protein KIN-5A: MVTTTPRRAAAADAAAASSYVSMSPSPSHTPRSATKAKRPLNNGAAIAASSPSPSLAKAGGNGGGNGGGVNIQVLLRCRPLNEEELRINTPVVITCNEQRREVSAAQNIANKQIDRTFVFDKVFGPKSRQQDVFNHAVVPLVGEVLDGYNCTIFAYGQTGTGKTYTMEGGGGKTQNGALPSDAGVIPRAVKKIFDTLEAQGAEYSMKVSFLELYNEDLTDLLAPEESKFSDDKSKKPMALMEDGKGGVFVRGLEEEVVSSASEIYKILERGSAKRKTAETFLNKQSSRSHSIFSITIHIKECTPEGEEMIKCGKLNLVDLAGSENISRSGARDGRAREAGEINKSLLTLGRVINTLVEHSGHIPYRDSKLTRLLRDSLGGKTKTCIIATIAPSVHCLDETLSTLDYAHRAKNIKNKPEVNQKMMKSALIKDLYIEMDRLKQELYAAREKNGIYIPGEQYLADEAEKKAMSEKLDRLELGLELKDKQLDELQGLYDSQKVLSADLSDTLQTLQKKMQETECALAVLEEKYMQATNTIKEKEYLIDNLLKSEKVLVREAHTLRSELENTTDDLSGLFSKLERKGKIEDANKNIVGHFHSQLTQDMSFLHRTISTSVSQQESQLKVLEEEMQSFITSKSKVSGGLQKQARETKESFSSRIAELHGFVNELNLKSNLSSEKLNGQVSLHTSDLEDCLKGLLADADELLIRLQNGHSQQEEILTSLVEQQHEGLSRNLERTKSISATTMNFFSTIDAHAVELKRILEESQTSHQKQLLQLQAKFEACAADEEKYLMAKVAGLLAESNARKKKLVQDDISSLDRTASERCNNLQTETIKLNDFTSSMREQWEAHMETTEGAFHKSISSIEQKRCSLVDNLQQCKTKTELCSEQWSNAQNSVLALGRSNAETISSVISDGNEASTQLHMRYSSSVSTALEENDISSKALACSIDESLRLDHGICEAVKPIITASQAQLHDLQRSHHEKTLVISGNADRSLGDDYKVDEPTCSTPRRRQISIPSSQSIEGLVTPLEDLVKSFWDNRTPSKLVTGNAKRLDLAIETERVPLTTIN, translated from the exons ATGGTGACCACCACCCcacgcagggcggcggcggcggacgctgcCGCGGCGTCCTCCTACGTCTCCATGTCCCCCTCGCCCTCCCACACCCCGCGCTCCGCCACCAAGGCGAAACGGCCGCTCAACaacggcgccgccatcgccgcgtcCTCCCCGTCCCCTTCTCTCGCCAAGGCGGGCGGTAacggcggcggcaacggcggcggcgtcAACATCCAGGTCCTCCTCAGATGCAG GCCTTTAAACGAGGAGGAGCTGCGCATAAACACTCCCGTGGTGATCACTTGCAACGAGCAGAGGCGGGAGGTTTCCGCTGCACAGAACATTGCAAACAAACAGATAGACCGGACATTTGTGTTTGACAAG GTGTTCGGACCAAAGTCTAGACAGCAGGATGTGTTCAACCATGCCGTTGTTCCGCTTGTGGGTGAAGTTCTGGATGGTTACAACTGCACAATATTTGCTTATGGGCAGACTGGGACTGGAAAAACGTACACaatggaaggaggaggaggcaaaACACAG AATGGCGCGCTTCCATCTGACGCTGGTGTTATTCCAAGGGCCGTCAAGAAAATATTTGATACTCTCGAGGCACAGGGTGCAGAGTACAGCATGAAAGTCTCGTTTCTCGAATTGTATAACGAGGACCTCACTGATCTTTTAGCTCCAGAAGAGTCTAAATTCTCTGATGACAAGTCCAAGAAGCCCATGGCGCTCATGGAAGATGGGAAGGGAGGAGTTTTCGTTAGGGGACTGGAAGAAGAGGTAGTTTCTTCAGCCAGTGAGATATACAAGATACTTGAGAGAGGCTCTGCCAAAAggaaaaccgctgaaactttcctCAACAAGCAAAGCAGTCGTTCGCACTCTATTTTCTCGATCACCATCCATATTAAGGAATGCACACCAGAGGGTGAAGAGATGATCAAGTGCGGAAAGCTTAACCTTGTTGATCTTGCTGGCTCAGAGAACATATCCCGGTCAGGTGCTAGAGAT GGGCGAGCTCGTGAAGCCGGAGAGATCAACAAGAGTCTGCTTACACTTGGCCGTGTCATTAATACTCTTGTGGAGCACTCTGGTCACATACCGTACAG GGATAGCAAGTTGACAAGATTGTTAAGAGATTCCTTGGGTGGGAAGACAAAGACCTGTATCATAGCAACCATTGCGCCTTCTGTGCATTGCCTTGACGAGACATTAAGCACACTAGACTACGCGCATCGTGCAAAAAATATCAAGAACAAACCAGAG GTTAACCAGAAGATGATGAAATCTGCACTCATCAAAGATTTATACATTGAAATGGACCGTCTCAAGCAAG AACTATATGCTGCTAGGGAAAAGAATGGTATTTATATTCCAGGGGAACAATACTTAGCCGATGAAGCTGAAAAGAAG GCTATGTCAGAGAAGCTGGACCGTCTAGAGCTTGGTTTGGAATTAAaagacaag CAATTAGATGAGCTCCAAGGACTGTATGATTCTCAGAAAGTGTTAAGTGCAGACTTAAGCGATACGCTTCAGACATTGCAG AAAAAGATGCAGGAAACCGAATGTGCCCTAGCGGTCCTTGAAGAGAAGTATATGCAGGCAACTAATACAATAAAAGAGAAGGAGTATCTGATAGATAATCTTCTCAAATCAG AAAAAGTTCTTGTTCGTGAAGCTCACACACTTCGATCTGAGCTGGAGAATACAACAGACGACCTATCTGGGCTATTTTCAAAATTAG AAAGGAAAGGCAAGATAGAGGATGCAAACAAAAATATAGTTGGACATTTCCATTCTCAGCTCACTCAAGACATGAGTTTCTTGCATAGAACCATCTCAACTTCGGTCTCTCAACAGGAGAGCCAACTAAAAGTACttgaagaggagatgcaatctttTATCACCTCAAAGAGCAAG GTTTCTGGAGGACTTCAAAAGCAGGCAAGAGAAACGAAAGAGAGCTTTAGTTCAAGGATTGCAGAATTGCATGGCTTTGTGAATGAACTCAACCTCAAATCTAATTTAAGCTCTGAGAAGCTAAATGGACAAGTTAGCTTGCACACCTCTGACCTGGAGGAT TGTTTGAAGGGCCTGTTGGCTGATGCTGACGAATTACTCATTCGGCTACAAAATGGGCATTCTCAGCAAGAAGAGATCTTAACTTCGTTGGTGGAGCAGCAACATGAG GGACTCTCCAGAAATTTGGAGAGAACAAAGTCTATCTCAGCAACTACAATGAATTTCTTTAGTACAATAGATGCTCATGCAGTGGAACTCAAAAGGATATTGGAAGAATCGCAGACATCACACCAAAAGCAACTTCTCCAGCTCCAAGCGAAGTTTGAG GCTTGTGCTGCTGATGAAGAGAAGTATCTAATGGCGAAGGTAGCAGGGTTATTAGCAGAATCAAATGCCAGAAAGAAAAAATTG GTTCAAGATGATATAAGCAGCCTTGATAGGACAGCTTCTGAGCGATGCAATAATTTACAAACGGAAACGATCAAGCTTAATGATTTCACCTCTTCTATGAGAGAGCAATGGGAAGCCCACATGGAGACAACTGAAGGGGCATTTCACAAGAGCATATCCTCTATTGAACAAAAGAGGTGTTCCTTGGTGGACAACCTCCAGCAGTG CAAGACAAAGACAGAACTATGCTCTGAACAATGGAGCAATGCTCAAAATTCTGTATTGGCACTTGGAAGAAGCAATGCAGAAACAATAAGTTCAGTCATAAG CGATGGAAATGAGGCGAGCACCCAACTTCACATGAGATATTCATCTTCAGTCAGCACTGCTCTTGAAGAAAATGATATTTCAAGCAAAGCTCTTGCTTGCTCTATTGATG AATCACTAAGATTGGACCATGGGATTTGTGAGGCTGTGAAACCTATCATCACCGCATCACAAGCGCAGCTCCATGACCTTCAAAGGAGTCACCATGAGAAGACGCTGGTGATATCAGGGAATGCCGACAGATCACTGGGGGATGATTACAAG GTGGATGAACCGACTTGTTCAACACCAAGAAGGCGGCAGATCAGCATCCCCAGCAGCCAATCGATTGAGGGCTTGGTAACTCCGCTGGAAGACCTTGTGAAATCATTCTGGGACAACAGAACTCCGTCGAAACTCGTGACTGGAAACGCGAAGCGCTTGGATTTGGCAATTGAAACGGAGAGGGTTCCTCTCACTACAATCAACTAG